The following are encoded together in the Lactuca sativa cultivar Salinas chromosome 1, Lsat_Salinas_v11, whole genome shotgun sequence genome:
- the LOC111886065 gene encoding probable histone H2B.1, producing MAPKAEKKPAEKKPAEEKKTAVAEKSPAEKKPKAGKKLPKEAGAGATDKKKKRSKKNVETYKIYIFKVLKQVHPDIGISSKAMGIMNSFINDIFEKLAQESSKLARYNKKPTITSREIQTAVRLVLPGELAKHAVSEGTKAVTKFTSS from the coding sequence ATGGCGCCTAAAGCAGAGAAGAAGCCAGCTGAGAAGAAGCCAGCGGAGGAGAAGAAAACCGCCGTAGCTGAAAAATCCCCTGCCGAGAAAAAGCCAAAGGCCGGAAAGAAGCTTCCCAAGGAAGCCGGCGCCGGTGCCACcgataagaagaagaagagaagcaaGAAGAACGTGGAGACATACAAGATCTACATCTTCAAGGTTTTGAAGCAGGTTCATCCTGACATCGGTATCTCAAGCAAGGCCATGGGGATTATGAACTCGTTCATCAACGACATCTTCGAGAAGCTTGCTCAGGAATCTTCGAAACTTGCGAGGTACAACAAGAAGCCCACGATCACCTCCAGGGAAATTCAGACGGCGGTGAGATTGGTTTTGCCTGGAGAGTTGGCAAAGCATGCTGTTTCTGAGGGAACGAAAGCTGTAACAAAATTTACCAGTTCTTAG